From a region of the Methylomonas rapida genome:
- the hflC gene encoding protease modulator HflC: MNNKSMILFPAAGLTALVLASMSVFHVNEHERAILFRLGEIVTTDLKPGLHFKTPIINNVSTFDARVLTLDAKSERFLTSEKKNVIVDSFVKWRIGDVGLFYTTVGGDEFQANLRLDQIMKDAMRSEFGVRTIKQLISEDRSELRNTLLEKLAPAAEKFGIELVDIRIKRIDLPQEVSSSVYQRMRAERERVAREFRSQGAESAELISAEADKQKQVIVANAQREAENVRGRGDAESAEIYAKSFGKNPEFYAFYRSLQAYQASFEKTQDTLVLKPNSDFFKYFSSEK; encoded by the coding sequence ATGAACAACAAATCCATGATTCTATTCCCGGCCGCCGGTTTGACGGCCCTGGTACTGGCTTCGATGTCGGTGTTTCATGTCAACGAGCACGAAAGAGCCATTCTGTTTCGTCTTGGGGAAATCGTCACAACCGATTTGAAACCGGGACTCCATTTTAAGACCCCCATCATCAATAACGTCAGTACGTTTGATGCGCGCGTGCTGACCTTGGACGCCAAGTCCGAGCGTTTTCTTACCTCCGAAAAGAAGAACGTTATTGTTGACTCGTTCGTCAAGTGGCGAATCGGTGATGTGGGTCTTTTTTACACCACGGTCGGTGGCGACGAATTCCAGGCCAATCTGCGCCTCGACCAGATCATGAAGGACGCGATGCGCAGCGAATTTGGCGTCCGCACCATCAAGCAGCTGATTTCGGAAGATCGCAGCGAATTGCGCAACACCTTGCTGGAAAAGTTGGCGCCGGCGGCGGAGAAATTCGGTATCGAATTGGTCGATATCCGCATCAAACGCATAGACCTGCCGCAGGAAGTCAGTAGTTCCGTGTATCAGCGCATGCGCGCCGAACGGGAGCGGGTGGCCAGAGAGTTCCGTTCGCAAGGCGCCGAAAGCGCTGAATTGATCAGCGCGGAAGCCGACAAGCAAAAACAGGTGATCGTGGCCAACGCGCAGCGGGAAGCGGAAAACGTTCGCGGCCGTGGCGATGCGGAATCCGCGGAGATTTACGCCAAGAGCTTCGGCAAAAACCCGGAGTTCTATGCCTTCTACCGCAGCCTGCAGGCCTATCAAGCCTCATTTGAGAAAACCCAGGATACCTTGGTGTTGAAGCCAAATTCCGATTTTTTCAAATATTTCTCCAGCGAAAAGTGA